Proteins co-encoded in one Anolis carolinensis isolate JA03-04 unplaced genomic scaffold, rAnoCar3.1.pri scaffold_9, whole genome shotgun sequence genomic window:
- the spata2l gene encoding spermatogenesis-associated protein 2-like protein, whose protein sequence is MSPSAALQEEYGRCLERDFRRGHTGICADQSLKELLWHHLLADPDLHRALRGEDTLATLATALRGHLDLGATLQNLTKAFEVLELAAINLYFFPWRKEFATIKTFSGVYVHVLQGVLPEADLTRSFRRLGYVPRDGFRLALAQLPPGPALLGTACSFFAARVECEILGKLVQELEPCLPSPEELLRARRESAGSLEACVAKLRSLVQRPTRKEGTPEPPEGVDLYQEGPEEPLAGRQLPPLPLRECGATSGPWEQLPWRQPLEDRSKGDSEEPYDNGIPDPEEPSQEMAFSFISLRRELSRAAETDSSAQPLSRFLPPGAPFESTSFQGQSGLASPPSRLPRSPQLSPLDPHRPGPPCYHLHSCLFPGALPASCCNTCRSLHGSGCGTAQICRGNNHDLEELQSAKQQRLWLQRTEVDKLLHDGGGGGPWQS, encoded by the exons ATGAGCCCCAGCGCAGCACTGCAAGAGGAGTACGGCCGCTGCCTCGAGAGGGACTTCCGCCGCGGCCACACCGGCATCTGCGCTGACCAATCGCTCAAGGAGCTGCTTTGGCACCACTTGCTGGCCGATCCGGACCTCCACCGGGCCCTTCGAGGGGAGGACACCTTGGCCACGCTGGCCACGGCTCTCCGCGGACACCTGGACCTCGGGGCTACCCTCCAGAACCTGACCAAGGCCTTCGAGGTGCTAGAGCTGGCAGCCATCAACCTCTACTTCTTTCCTTGGCGGAAGGAATTCGCCACCATCAaa ACCTTCTCCGGCGTCTACGTCCACGTCCTGCAAGGAGTCCTACCGGAGGCTGACTTAACCCGGAGCTTCCGCCGTTTGGGCTACGTCCCACGGGACGGCTTCCGCCTGGCCCTGGCCCAGCTCCCTCCGGGGCCTGCCCTGCTTGGCACCGCCTGCAGCTTCTTCGCCGCCCGCGTGGAGTGCGAGATCCTGGGAAAGTTGGTGCAGGAGCTGGAGCCGTGCCTCCCGTCGCCCGAGGAGCTGCTCAGGGCCCGGAGAGAGTCCGCCGGCAGTTTGGAGGCCTGTGTAGCCAAGCTCCGGAGTCTGGTGCAGCGGCCGACGAGGAAAGAGGGGACCCCGGAGCCCCCCGAAGGGGTCGACCTCTACCAGGAGGGTCCCGAGGAGCCCCTTGCAGGCAGGCAGCTGCCCCCACTGCCACTACGTGAATGCGGCGCAACCAGTGGCCCTTGGGAGCAGCTTCCATGGAGACAGCCACTGGAGGATAGGAGCAAG GGAGACTCGGAGGAGCCCTACGACAACGGCATCCCGGACCCCGAGGAGCCCTCCCAGGAGATGGCTTTCTCCTTCATCTCCTTGCGGCGGGAGCTCAGCCGGGCGGCAGAGACGGACTCCTCTGCGCAGCCCTTGAGCCGGTTCCTGCCGCCGGGAGCCCCGTTCGAGAGCACCAGCTTCCAAGGGCAGAGCGGCCTGGCCTCCCCGCCGTCGAGGCTGCCCCGGAGCCCCCAGCTCAGCCCCCTCGACCCACACCGGCCGGGGCCCCCCTGCTACCACTTGCATTCGTGCCTCTTCCCCGGAGCCCTGCCGGCCTCGTGTTGCAACACCTGCCGCTCGCTGCACGGCTCTGGCTGTGGCACGGCGCAGATCTGCCGGGGGAACAACCATGACCTGGAGGAGCTGCAGAGCGCAAAGCAGCAGCGGCTCTGGCTGCAGAGGACTGAGGTGGACAAGCTCCTGcacgacggaggaggaggagggccctGGCAGTCGTAG
- the cdk10 gene encoding cyclin-dependent kinase 10 isoform X2: MDKEKDGIPISSLREITLLLKLQHPNVVEMKEVVVGNHLESIFLVMGYCEQDLASLLENMQAPFSEAQVKCIILQVLKGLQYLHDNFIIHRDLKVSNLLMTDKGCVKTADFGLARAYRVPLKPMTPKVVTLWYRAPELLLGTTTQTTAIDMWAVGCILAELLAHKPLLPGSSEIQQIDMIVQLLGTPNETIWPGFSKLPLVSQYTLRKQPYNNLKHKFPWLSEAGLRLLNFLFMYVPKKRAMAGDCLESSYFKEKPLPCEPELMPTFPHHRNKRAAPSVAGAECVAAKRSRP, encoded by the exons ATGGATAAAGAGAAAGACG GGATCCCCATCAGCAGCCTGAGGGAGATCACGTTGCTCTTGAAACTGCAGCATCCCAACGTCGTGGAGATgaaggaggtggtggtggggaaCCACCTGGAGAG CATTTTCCTGGTGATGGGCTACTGCGAGCAAGATCTGGCCAGCCTCCTGGAGAACATGCAAGCCCCGTTTTCGGAAGCTCAG GTAAAGTGCATCATCCTCCAGGTGCTGAAGGGCCTGCAGTATCTTCACGACAACTTCATCATCCACAG GGACCTGAAGGTGTCCAATTTGCTGATGACGGACAAGGGCTGTGTGAAGACAG CGGACTTTGGCTTGGCCCGCGCTTACCGCGTGCCCCTGAAGCCCATGACCCCGAAGGTTGTCACGCTCTG GTACAGAGCCCCTGAACTCCTCCTTGGGACAACAACACAAACCACCGCCATAGAtatgtg GGCGGTGGGCTGCATTCTGGCCGAGCTTCTGGCCCACAAGCCCCTTCTCCCCGGCAGCTCCGAGATCCAGCAGATCGACATGATCGTCCAGCTCCTGGGCACCCCCAACGAGACCATTTGGCCT GGCTTCTCCAAGCTGCCGCTGGTGAGCCAATACACGCTCCGGAAGCAGCCCTACAACAACCTGAAGCACAAGTTTCCATGGCTCTCGGAGGCCGGGCTCCGGCTCCTCAACTTCCTCTTCATGTATGTCCCCAAGAAAAG AGCGATGGCCGGCGACTGTTTGGAGAGCTCCTACTTCAAGGAGAAGCCTCTAC cCTGTGAACCGGAGCTCATGCCCACCTTCCCTCACCATCGCAACAAAAGGGCCGCCCCAAGCGTCGCAGGGGCAGAATGTGTTGCGGCCAAGCGCAGCCGGCCGTAA
- the cdk10 gene encoding cyclin-dependent kinase 10 isoform X1 produces the protein MAEATDPEAETLRLKQLRGDGFFTVPPAHRLGRCRSVKEFEKLNRIGEGTYGIVYRARDTRTDEIVALKKVRMDKEKDGIPISSLREITLLLKLQHPNVVEMKEVVVGNHLESIFLVMGYCEQDLASLLENMQAPFSEAQVKCIILQVLKGLQYLHDNFIIHRDLKVSNLLMTDKGCVKTADFGLARAYRVPLKPMTPKVVTLWYRAPELLLGTTTQTTAIDMWAVGCILAELLAHKPLLPGSSEIQQIDMIVQLLGTPNETIWPGFSKLPLVSQYTLRKQPYNNLKHKFPWLSEAGLRLLNFLFMYVPKKRAMAGDCLESSYFKEKPLPCEPELMPTFPHHRNKRAAPSVAGAECVAAKRSRP, from the exons ATGGCCGAAGCCACAGATCCAGAAGCCGAGACACTGCGGCTGAAGCAGCTCCGTGGAGACGGGTTCTTCACCGTTCCTCCTGCGCATAGG ctAGGAAGATGCCGGAGCGTGAAGGAGTTTGAGAAACTCAACCGGATCGGAGAAGGGACTTACGGCATTGTGT ACCGTGCCCGGGACACCCGGACGGACGAGATCGTGGCCCTGAAGAAGGTGCGGATGGATAAAGAGAAAGACG GGATCCCCATCAGCAGCCTGAGGGAGATCACGTTGCTCTTGAAACTGCAGCATCCCAACGTCGTGGAGATgaaggaggtggtggtggggaaCCACCTGGAGAG CATTTTCCTGGTGATGGGCTACTGCGAGCAAGATCTGGCCAGCCTCCTGGAGAACATGCAAGCCCCGTTTTCGGAAGCTCAG GTAAAGTGCATCATCCTCCAGGTGCTGAAGGGCCTGCAGTATCTTCACGACAACTTCATCATCCACAG GGACCTGAAGGTGTCCAATTTGCTGATGACGGACAAGGGCTGTGTGAAGACAG CGGACTTTGGCTTGGCCCGCGCTTACCGCGTGCCCCTGAAGCCCATGACCCCGAAGGTTGTCACGCTCTG GTACAGAGCCCCTGAACTCCTCCTTGGGACAACAACACAAACCACCGCCATAGAtatgtg GGCGGTGGGCTGCATTCTGGCCGAGCTTCTGGCCCACAAGCCCCTTCTCCCCGGCAGCTCCGAGATCCAGCAGATCGACATGATCGTCCAGCTCCTGGGCACCCCCAACGAGACCATTTGGCCT GGCTTCTCCAAGCTGCCGCTGGTGAGCCAATACACGCTCCGGAAGCAGCCCTACAACAACCTGAAGCACAAGTTTCCATGGCTCTCGGAGGCCGGGCTCCGGCTCCTCAACTTCCTCTTCATGTATGTCCCCAAGAAAAG AGCGATGGCCGGCGACTGTTTGGAGAGCTCCTACTTCAAGGAGAAGCCTCTAC cCTGTGAACCGGAGCTCATGCCCACCTTCCCTCACCATCGCAACAAAAGGGCCGCCCCAAGCGTCGCAGGGGCAGAATGTGTTGCGGCCAAGCGCAGCCGGCCGTAA
- the LOC103281771 gene encoding uncharacterized protein LOC103281771 isoform X2: MSSSSSSEGRVAVVLGGAGTVGSGIVKALLEKGFQVAVISRDESRLEKLRQFLSPSACDRLHTFVGDVGSEEGAEVAKGALLKAVGQVTDVVSSLGFSWWQGGPPLSQTLQELHRVLDTLLLSTFTAWKAFFPLVKDNPEGSYTFITGGAGERLLMPGTGFLTLGAAGALAFALMVREEYPDIPCKLNEVKINMGVTTPERLGPGYVSHLEVGQAVASLVEKRAVSHRVLSAASPADLKALASQGKI; the protein is encoded by the exons atgtcctcttcttcttcctcggaGGGTCGGGTGGCCGTGGTCCTGGGTGGCGCTGGCACCGTGGGGTCCGGCATTGTCAAGGCGCTCCTGGAGAAAG GCTTCCAGGTGGCGGTCATTTCTCGGGATGAGAGCCGGCTGGAGAAACTGAGGCAGTTTTTGTCCCCATCCGCCTGCGACCGTCTGCACACATTCGTCGGGGATGTAG GTTCGGAGGAAGGGGCCGAAGTGGCCAAGGGGGCCCTGCTGAAGGCGGTGGGCCAAGTGACGGACGTGGTCTCCTCCCTGGGCTTCAGCTGGTGGCAAGGCGGACCCCCGCTCTCCCAGACCCTCCAGGAGCTCCACCGG GTCTTGGACACGCTCCTCCTCAGCACCTTCACGGCCTGGAAAGCCTTCTTTCCTCTCGTCAAGGACAACCCCGAAGGGTCCTACACCTTCATTACAG GTGGAGCAGGGGAGCGCCTCCTGATGCCCGGCACGGGCTTCTTGACCCTCGGAGCGGCCGGAGCCCTGGCCTTTGCCCTCATGGTGCGGGAGGAATACCCGGACATCCCCTGCAAGCTCAATGAG GTGAAGATCAACATGGGGGTGACCACTCCGGAGCGGCTGGGCCCCGGCTACGTCAGCCACCTGGAAGTGGGGCAAGCGGTGGCCTCCTTGGTGGAGAAGAGGGCCGTCTCCCATCGGGTCCTGAGCGCCGCCTCGCCCGCCGACCTCAAGGCCCTGGCCTCCCAGGGGAAGATCTGA
- the spata33 gene encoding spermatogenesis-associated protein 33 isoform X2, with protein sequence MHRNAETSKPKEPKATAAQEPSHAHSTSQPSTSRAVRKPPSRGESDESTKHAHARLQNSSLDKLSKKKRPIPKIIVTGPSEELLVTSYSDMLPETKTIRDTEDYGAYTVHSRPSTVDAYRDREREHEH encoded by the exons ATGCATCGCAACGCAGAGACCAGCAAGCCCAAAGAGCCCAAGGCAACTGCTGCCCAGGAGCCATCCCATGCGCACTCCACCTCCCAGCCCTCCACGTCCCGAGCTGTGAGAAAGCCCCCCTCCCGTGGGGAAAGCGATGAGAGCACCAAGCATGCACACGCCCGGCTGCaaaatt CCTCTTTGGACAAACTGAGCAAGAAGAAGCGCCCAATCCCCAAGATCATCGTGACGGGGCCCTCGGAGGAGTTGCTCGTCACCAGCTACTCGGACATGCTCCCCGAGACCAAGACCATCCGCGACACCGAGGACTACGGCGCCTACACCGTCCACTCCAGGCCCAGCACCGTGGATGCCTACAGGGACAGGGAGAGGGAGCATGAGCACTGA
- the LOC103281771 gene encoding uncharacterized protein LOC103281771 isoform X1, producing the protein MRKGTGRAGNLGLWVGSEVGLQYLFPARETRPHLPSAFFSLCVCPSLFFSFSVSLFLLARMSSSSSSEGRVAVVLGGAGTVGSGIVKALLEKGFQVAVISRDESRLEKLRQFLSPSACDRLHTFVGDVGSEEGAEVAKGALLKAVGQVTDVVSSLGFSWWQGGPPLSQTLQELHRVLDTLLLSTFTAWKAFFPLVKDNPEGSYTFITGGAGERLLMPGTGFLTLGAAGALAFALMVREEYPDIPCKLNEVKINMGVTTPERLGPGYVSHLEVGQAVASLVEKRAVSHRVLSAASPADLKALASQGKI; encoded by the exons ATGAGAAAAGGAACTGGGAGGGCTGGGAATCTGGGGCTGTGGGTGGGCTCAGAGGTGGGGCTCCAGTACTTATTCCCTGCCCGGGAAACCCGGCCCCATTTGCCCTCTGccttcttctctctctgtgtgtgtccttctcttttcttttctttctccgtCTCTCTTTTCCTCCTGGCCAGGatgtcctcttcttcttcctcggaGGGTCGGGTGGCCGTGGTCCTGGGTGGCGCTGGCACCGTGGGGTCCGGCATTGTCAAGGCGCTCCTGGAGAAAG GCTTCCAGGTGGCGGTCATTTCTCGGGATGAGAGCCGGCTGGAGAAACTGAGGCAGTTTTTGTCCCCATCCGCCTGCGACCGTCTGCACACATTCGTCGGGGATGTAG GTTCGGAGGAAGGGGCCGAAGTGGCCAAGGGGGCCCTGCTGAAGGCGGTGGGCCAAGTGACGGACGTGGTCTCCTCCCTGGGCTTCAGCTGGTGGCAAGGCGGACCCCCGCTCTCCCAGACCCTCCAGGAGCTCCACCGG GTCTTGGACACGCTCCTCCTCAGCACCTTCACGGCCTGGAAAGCCTTCTTTCCTCTCGTCAAGGACAACCCCGAAGGGTCCTACACCTTCATTACAG GTGGAGCAGGGGAGCGCCTCCTGATGCCCGGCACGGGCTTCTTGACCCTCGGAGCGGCCGGAGCCCTGGCCTTTGCCCTCATGGTGCGGGAGGAATACCCGGACATCCCCTGCAAGCTCAATGAG GTGAAGATCAACATGGGGGTGACCACTCCGGAGCGGCTGGGCCCCGGCTACGTCAGCCACCTGGAAGTGGGGCAAGCGGTGGCCTCCTTGGTGGAGAAGAGGGCCGTCTCCCATCGGGTCCTGAGCGCCGCCTCGCCCGCCGACCTCAAGGCCCTGGCCTCCCAGGGGAAGATCTGA
- the spata33 gene encoding spermatogenesis-associated protein 33 isoform X1, whose product MGRSHSKHDVVAPAPHMHRNAETSKPKEPKATAAQEPSHAHSTSQPSTSRAVRKPPSRGESDESTKHAHARLQNSSLDKLSKKKRPIPKIIVTGPSEELLVTSYSDMLPETKTIRDTEDYGAYTVHSRPSTVDAYRDREREHEH is encoded by the exons ATGGGGCGCTCTCACAGCAAACATGACGTTGTGGCACCAG CTCCTCATATGCATCGCAACGCAGAGACCAGCAAGCCCAAAGAGCCCAAGGCAACTGCTGCCCAGGAGCCATCCCATGCGCACTCCACCTCCCAGCCCTCCACGTCCCGAGCTGTGAGAAAGCCCCCCTCCCGTGGGGAAAGCGATGAGAGCACCAAGCATGCACACGCCCGGCTGCaaaatt CCTCTTTGGACAAACTGAGCAAGAAGAAGCGCCCAATCCCCAAGATCATCGTGACGGGGCCCTCGGAGGAGTTGCTCGTCACCAGCTACTCGGACATGCTCCCCGAGACCAAGACCATCCGCGACACCGAGGACTACGGCGCCTACACCGTCCACTCCAGGCCCAGCACCGTGGATGCCTACAGGGACAGGGAGAGGGAGCATGAGCACTGA